A DNA window from Hordeum vulgare subsp. vulgare chromosome 1H, MorexV3_pseudomolecules_assembly, whole genome shotgun sequence contains the following coding sequences:
- the LOC123444855 gene encoding exocyst complex component EXO70B1-like has translation MAEDGEEKLLATVQHIVQTLGSSDTMTEDILKVFSNYDGRLSLDKIYAARGAVAAAAGGGGGGGGGERSMPASPPLPPPPAVAAPGSSARPPVTSMERTVRTLDRQISQFVTMDRLIWADSGDADAFLEAVDDLIGTVQELDAAGTNRVLLDRADELLSRCMARLEDEFRALIERPDDAAPSAPGGFASDGSDDEDFYGGEDGYGDEPIPIAKPVTDYDVVIDALSPGSIANVHQISRRMVDAGFGRECAEAYAAARRGFVDESVARLGVRPRTAEEVHASPWEELEFDIARWIPAFNMVFRILIPSERRLCDRVFDGLAPFGDLAFIAAVRTQALQLISFGDAISSSSRSPERLFRVVDMYEAVRDILPDLDPVFSDPYSAALRAEVSAVCNTLGSSIKGIFMELENLIRRDPARVATPGGGIHPITRYVMNYLRAACGSRQTLEEVMEGDLSAGGRAAASVDPDRPTSSLAVHIAWIMDVLHKNLDTKSKIYRDPSLACIFLMNNGKYIIQKVNDSELGVLLGDDWIKQLSTRVRRWSMDYQRSTWGKVTTVLQIGGSGVGALPAKAMLQKLRMFNTYFEEIYAVQSEWMVADDQLRMDVRSAVEDSVMPAYAALIARLKSAPETGRDLYIKYTPEDVEAHIQHLFEGAAK, from the coding sequence ATGGccgaggacggcgaggagaagcTGCTCGCCACGGTCCAGCACATCGTGCAGACGCTCGGCAGCAGCGACACCATGACGGAGGACATCCTCAAGGTCTTCTCCAACTACGACGGCCGCCTCTCGCTCGACAAGATCTACGCCGCGCGCGGCGCcgtcgcggcggcggcgggcggcggcggcggcggcgggggaggggAGCGCTCGATGCCGGCGTCGCCGCCGCTGCCCCCGCCGCCCGCTGTCGCGGCGCCGGGCTCGTCCGCGAGGCCGCCCGTCACGTCCATGGAGCGGACCGTGCGCACGCTCGACCGCCAGATCTCGCAGTTCGTCACCATGGACAGGCTGATTTGGGCCGACTCGGGGGACGCCGACGCCTTCCTCGAGGCCGTCGACGACCTCATCGGCACCGTGCAGGAGCTGGATGCCGCGGGGACCAACCGCGTCCTGCTCGACCGGGCCGATGAGCTGCTCAGCCGGTGCATGGCGCGGCTGGAGGACGAGTTCCGGGCGCTCATCGAGCGCCCCGACGACGCGGCCCCCTCGGCGCCGGGCGGCTTCGCGTCCGACGGGAGCGACGACGAGGACTTCTACGGCGGCGAGGACGGCTACGGCGACGAGCCCATCCCGATCGCCAAGCCCGTCACCGACTACGACGTCGTCATCGACGCGCTCTCGCCGGGCTCGATTGCCAACGTGCACCAGATCTCGCGCCGGATGGTGGACGCTGGCTTCGGCCGGGAGTGCGCCGAGGCCTACGCCGCCGCACGACGCGGCTTCGTCGACGAGAGCGTTGCGCGTCTCGGCGTCCGGCCGCGTACCGCCGAAGAGGTCCATGCGTCGCCCTGGGAGGAGCTGGAGTTCGACATCGCCCGCTGGATCCCAGCCTTCAACATGGTCTTCCGCATTCTGATTCCCAGCGAGCGCCGCCTATGCGACCGCGTCTTCGACGGTCTCGCCCCCTTCGGCGACCTCGCCTTTATAGCTGCTGTGCGCACTCAGGCACTGCAGCTCATATCATTCGGCGACGCCATTTCTTCCTCCAGCCGCTCGCCTGAGCGCCTCTTCCGAGTTGTGGACATGTATGAGGCTGTGCGGGACATCCTCCCGGACCTTGACCCTGTGTTCTCCGACCCTTACTCTGCTGCACTCCGTGCAGAGGTCTCTGCCGTGTGCAACACCCTCGGTTCCTCAATCAAAGGTATATTCATGGAATTGGAAAATCTCATCCGCCGAGATCCTGCCCGGGTTGCCACCCCTGGTGGTGGTATACACCCCATCACTCGGTACGTCATGAACTATCTCCGAGCCGCATGCGGTTCACGACAGACATTGGAAGAGGTGATGGAAGGTGACCTTAGTGCTGGTGGTAGAGCTGCTGCTTCCGTGGACCCCGACCGCCCCACGTCTTCACTTGCTGTGCACATCGCATGGATCATGGATGTTCTTCACAAGAATTTGGATACAAAATCTAAGATTTACCGAGATCCATCACTAGCTTGCATCTTCTTGATGAACAATGGCAAGTACATTATCCAAAAAGTCAATGATAGCGAGCTAGGTGTTCTACTTGGCGATGACTGGATCAAGCAGTTGTCAACTAGAGTGCGTCGCTGGAGCATGGATTATCAGCGTTCAACATGGGGCAAGGTTACAACCGTGCTGCAGATTGGTGGTTCAGGCGTTGGTGCACTCCCAGCCAAGGCAATGCTGCAGAAATTGCGGATGTTTAATACCTACTTTGAGGAGATCTATGCAGTACAATCAGAATGGATGGTAGCCGATGATCAGTTGCGAATGGACGTTAGGTCAGCAGTGGAGGATTCAGTAATGCCAGCATATGCGGCTTTGATTGCCAGGTTAAAATCAGCTCCAGAAACCGGACGTGACTTGTACATCAAGTACACCCCAGAAGATGTCGAGGCACATATCCAGCACTTGTTTGAAGGAGCAGCAAAGTGA